Proteins from a single region of Urocitellus parryii isolate mUroPar1 chromosome 4, mUroPar1.hap1, whole genome shotgun sequence:
- the LOC144254550 gene encoding MARCKS-related protein: MGSQSSKAPRGDVTAEEAAGASPAKANGQENGHVKSNGDLSPKGEGESPPVNGTDEAAGATGDAIEPAPPGQGAEAKGETAPKETPKKKKKFSFKKPFKLSGLSFKRNRKEGGGDSSASSPTEEEQEQGEIGACSEEGTAQEGKAAATPESQEPQAKGAEASAASSKGGDTEEEAGPQAAEPSTPLGSESGPASASVEQNE, encoded by the coding sequence ATGGGCAGCCAGAGCTCCAAGGCTCCCCGGGGCGACGTGACCGCCGAGGAGGCAGCAGGCGCTTCCCCCGCAAAGGCCAACGGACAGGAGAATGGCCACGTGAAAAGCAATGGAGACTTATCCCCCAAGGGTGAAGGGGAGTCGCCCCCCGTGAACGGAACAGATGAGGCAGCTGGGGCCACTGGTGATGCCATCGAGCCAGCACCCCCTGGCCAGGGCGCTGAGGCCAAGGGGGAAACTGCTCCCAAGGAGACCcctaagaagaagaagaaattctctTTCAAGAAGCCTTTTAAATTGAGTGGCCTGTCCTTCAAGAGAAATCggaaggagggtgggggtgattcttctgcctcctcACCcacagaggaagagcaggagcagGGGGAGATCGGTGCCTGCAGCGAGGAGGGCACTGCCCAGGAAGGGAAGGCTGCTGCCACCCCCGAGAGCCAGGAGCCCCAGGCCAAAGGGGCAGAGGCCAGTGCTGCCTCCTCCAAGGGAGGAGACACAGAAGAAGAGGCAGGGCCCCAGGCTGCAGAGCCGTCCACTCCCTTGGGGTCAGAAAGTGGCCCTGCATCAGCCAGCGTTGAGCAGAATGAGTAG